Proteins from one Cryptomeria japonica chromosome 4, Sugi_1.0, whole genome shotgun sequence genomic window:
- the LOC131079290 gene encoding dihydroflavonol 4-reductase, with the protein MVEEIYKEGKGTVCVTGAAGFIGSWLIMRLLEQGYVVRATVRDPGNPVKTNHLLKLPGAHKRLTLWKADLADEGGFDNAIDGCEGVFHVATAMDFESQDPENEVIQPTVNGVLNVMRSCAKAKSVKRVIFTSSAGAVSFTDDYGTPGKIYDETCWTNVELCRSIKMTGWIYFVSKTLAERGACEFAEKNNVDLITVIPTLVVGPFLMETMPPSLVTALALFTRNEPHYMILRQVQLVHLDDLCMSLIFLYEHPQAKGRYISSSHDVTIVQLAKLLADKYPQYNIPTEFKDADKSLPAVAYSSKKLVDLGFKFKYTIEDMYDGAIQSCLEKSLLSKM; encoded by the exons ATGGTAGAAGAGATATACAAGGAAGGGAAAGGCACAGTCTGTGTCACAGGAGCTGCTGGTTTCATTGGGTCATGGCTTATAATGCGATTACTTGAGCAGGGTTATGTTGTGAGAGCAACTGTCAGAGATCCAG GAAATCCAGTGAAGACCAATCATTTGTTGAAACTACCTGGGGCCCATAAGAGACTAACCCTTTGGAAAGCAGACTTGGCTGATGAAGGAGGCTTTGACAATGCGATTGATGGTTGTGAAGGTGTTTTCCATGTTGCAACTGCAATGGATTTTGAGTCCCAAGATCCAGAG AATGAGGTGATACAACCAACAGTGAATGGGGTATTGAATGTAATGAGATCATGTGCGAAGGCCAAATCAGTGAAAAGGGTTATTTTCACCTCATCTGCTGGGGCAGTGAGTTTTACAGATGATTATGGAACACCAGGGAAAATTTATGATGAAACCTGCTGGACCAATGTGGAGCTTTGTAGGAGTATAAAAATGACTGGCTGG ATTTACTTTGTGTCCAAGACACTTGCAGAAAGAGGTGCATGTGAGTTTGCAGAGAAAAATAATGTTGATCTCATCACAGTTATACCAACATTGGTGGTTGGGCCTTTTTTAATGGAGACTATGCCTCCCAGCCTGGTTACAGCATTGGCGCTGTTCACAA GAAATGAACCACATTACATGATATTGAGACAAGTGCAGCTGGTTCACTTGGATGATCTCTGCATGTCACTCATTTTTCTGTATGAACATCCCCAAGCAAAGGGCAGATATATCTCTTCCTCACATGATGTCACCATTGTTCAGCTGGCAAAGTTGTTGGCTGACAAATATCCACAATACAATATTCCAACTGA GTTTAAGGATGCAGATAAGTCTTTGCCAGCAGTAGCATATTCATCAAAAAAGCTTGTTGACTTGGGCTTCAAATTCAAGTACACCATAGAAGACATGTATGACGGGGCAATACAAAGTTGTCTGGAAAAAAGTCTTCTATCAAAGATGTGA